GGTAACAATCCCCTGCCAGCTGGCGGGAAGCGTCAACGCATGACGATGCAGCGGCGAAAGCACTGCGCTGCCGCTAATCTCTGCGTCAAGCGACGGCTCCGGTTGATTTGCCAGGCTGAACATCAATCCACGCAGCGGAACGTGCTGCTGCGCGCCGTACAGCCAGGGAGTAAGTCGCGCCTTCCAGCCCTCGCTTTCGCCCTGCTCCAGCCGCTGCGCCAGGCGCAGCAGGAAATCGCAGGCGTGGTTTTGCGCAACCTGCGCCATACCCTGCTCCCGCAGCTGCGGCAACAGCCTGTTAAGCTGCATCGCCACGTCATCCGGCGCAGCCTTCGCCGGCAGCGTCATTCCCACGGCCTGGTTTATTCTTCCCGCCTGCGGCCAGTCACTATCGCACAGCTGCCACAGCCAAACCGGCGGCTGATAGCGCAACGCCTCACCTGCTTTTTCCAGCCCGCGTAAATCGTTATCGCTTATCTGCGGCGTCAGATTTTGCCTCTCGTTGATAACGCGAACGATTCCGTCCAGCGGGCGGCTGCGGCGCAGTTTGCGCAGGGCCTTATATTTTTCACTGTCGGGATCGGCGGCCAGGCTGCCGCCGTAAATCAGAACGGTACGGTTACCTTCCAGCCACAAACTGGCCTGTAAACCAGGAATAAGCTGGTCGATGGCGGCGTCATCGCCGGTGAGCAGCAGCAGACGGACTTTACCGCGCCAGAAAAGGCCGTAACGACGACGCAGGTGCTCTTTTAACTGCTGTAAGCCAGCTACCGCCGATGATAATTTATCTATTTTATTCCGTGCATAATTATCGCTGTGCCCGGAAGCCAGCGTTTTGGCTTTGTGGTAAACGCGTCTGCCATAAAAATAGGACATAAAAAAGAAAAGAATAATAAAAAGAAGCAGACTTCCGGTTAAAACCATAAATAGAGTAAATAAGCGCTCCTGCCAGACAGATTTTGGAGTAATATTTAACAATATAGGTTGGTTTTTTATTACCAGGCAAATAATAATTCCAAGACATAAAAAAACAAATAACACTAACCATAACTGAAATGTTTTAGATTTCAATCCCTTTAAAATATTATCCACTCTCGCCTCCGAAACAGAGTGATCAGATATAGCCACGCTTTTGGTAATTTGAGATGCTGCTCTACACAACACCCGGTATATAACTAAATTTTTACCGGGCGAACGACCAGACACCATAAAGAAGCATCCTGACTACACTTACTTACTACTAAGTGCGATGATGGATAGCTGTTAAAGCCAGCAGCCAGTATGATTGCAAGCCATGGCGTAACAAGTCCAATATCGCCACTATGGTTATTAATATTAATAAAATTATCTTTGAGTGAATTACTCTGAGGATCGATAATACTGCCAGAAAATAACATTCCCGTAGCTTCTTCACTATTTATGCCAGCCAACCACAGCAAGTTAATTTCTTCAATAGCCGTTTTACCCCATAATAACGCATTGCCTGTTGTATCACTGGTTATTTCAGGCGAGAATTTTTCAGGCCTGTGAATATGAGCGATGCAGTTTTCCAAATAAAGGTTTTCTGGCGATGAATGAAAAATTAAAGCGACCGCTGCTTCTCCTTCGCCATTTTTTATTTCCGCATGAATTTTAACTGAAAGTATCAGTAGCGTATCGATAGCTTGTTCATTATCCAGCCAGTTATCAATATCAGTTAAACCAAAGTGTGAAGAAAAAATGATTTGAGCATGAGGTGGTACCTGCGGACCAACACATTCATCAATGGCCTTAACGGTGTCCTCTGTTAATATGCTATCACTGTCAACCTGTATAATTACTTTAACAACCGCTGAATTATTTATTTTCAGCAATTCTTTCTGGATTTCTTCGTCGATAAGGAGATACTGAATTTGTTTGATTATCCGACAGGTAACAGGCTGGCCTTTATCACTGAAGTAAGCCTTGTGATCAACACTCTGGGTTAACTCATTGACTACAGCTGGCAATACTACCCCTTGTGATAACATAAATTGCTCTGTCAACGCTCCAGAAGTAACAATATGAGGCAGGCGTACACAAAATCCTTTTAATGCTAAATAGCGTTGTCCGCGCTGGATTTCATCAGCTATATCTTTTTCACGTTCATGATTCCAGCCATCGGACAAACTTATGGATACGAGATATATTAACCAGCGCAGGCTAAAAAAAATTAGCCATGATAATACTGGCACACCAACTGCATAAATCCAAAAAACCATTGTCTGGTTTTCTTTATTGGTTGGCCACAACCATGCGACTAATAAACCGCTGCATACTGTCATAATAAAAAGGAAAAACAACCAACGTTTTAATGACGGCGATTTTTTACGTTTAATAACAGGCGGAATAATCGAGAGATCGACAGGCATTAATTTAACGTCTTTGCGTTGCTAAGGGATGAGATTAATTTACAACCGCAGGTACACTTATGCCCATGAAATGCAACTGGCAAACCGTTATCTTTCATCGTGGGATGACCTTCCGCTATATATGACGGTTTATGACCTGGAATAGGGCAGCTTACAGGATCGTTTAAACGAGCCACACCAATACCCTGAAATTTCATATTGACGGAACCCGAGAGCACCTTACCACTATGCGTTGTTTTATCACCAATACGAATAATACCCTTCATTTATTTATCCCTTTCTTAATTTTCTTTTCTATTTTTTGCGTGCTGTCAGCCGCCTTTGCTGCTGCTATCATGGCCTGCTTTTTGTCCACCATGCTGTGCGCCATATCCAGCCCCACCATCCAGCGCCAGAGCGGACGCGGGTTGTGTACCGCGCTGATATCCCACGGGTCATCCGGGGCAATCACGCACTGCACCTCCACCTCCGCGCTCCAGCGCGGGATTTTACAGCTGTACATCGCAAACAGGCGAAACGGCCACACCGTCAGGTACAGCACCATCAGAAAGGGAACCAAAAACAACGGCGCGCCGTAGGCAGCACTGAGCATCAGGTACCAGTAGCCAAATAAAATACCTTCACGCCGCCCCTCCACCGGCGGCATCAGCTTCAGCACGTGCGCCACGGCCTCCGGCCCCTCCTCCATATAGCGGCGCACAAACTCCCAGTTGGCATACAGCTCCTCGCGGCGCGCGGCGGAAACCGGGAACGTGAAGGTTCTCAGCACCGTTTTACGGTCTTCCGCCAGCACGTGGCCGCGGATATCGTAATATTTACGTTTAAATCTTGTTTTTGTATAACAGCCGGTGGTGAAGAAAATCTCATCCCACGGAGCGCTGTAGATATCTCCGTCGGTGCTGAAAACATGTACCCGCCTGTTTTTACGATCAAATCTGACGGGATAGTGTGTCCAGCGGAAACACTCCACCCTGAGCATTCGCCAGAAAATAAAGGTTAATAGCAGGGTTATTGTCAGAGCGATAAGACCTATAACGTAAAATGAAGTATCATAATCATGCTGCAGAAAATAATGCACAAACATATTATAAGGCATGTAAAAATCGCCTGCAATGCAGAGAACCAGAGAGCCAAGCGCAGATACTGTTAGAAAACCTTTAACCGAATACCATTTATCCACTATTTCCATATAACCTGAACTGAAATGGATTACGGCCGTATCATCCATAATGTTTCGATCGCCCAGATCGATTTTTTCATTCTGGTGCAACTGGTTATTCATTTCATCTTCAGTAAGCACAGGCGATGCCCGGTACTTATATTTAATCATTAAACCTTCGTAATCCATATTTACTCCATGTGCATAATATCTTTTAGGCTTTGCATTTCAACCTGC
The sequence above is a segment of the Mixta intestinalis genome. Coding sequences within it:
- a CDS encoding PAAR domain-containing protein, with the translated sequence MKGIIRIGDKTTHSGKVLSGSVNMKFQGIGVARLNDPVSCPIPGHKPSYIAEGHPTMKDNGLPVAFHGHKCTCGCKLISSLSNAKTLN
- a CDS encoding DUF6708 domain-containing protein, coding for MDYEGLMIKYKYRASPVLTEDEMNNQLHQNEKIDLGDRNIMDDTAVIHFSSGYMEIVDKWYSVKGFLTVSALGSLVLCIAGDFYMPYNMFVHYFLQHDYDTSFYVIGLIALTITLLLTFIFWRMLRVECFRWTHYPVRFDRKNRRVHVFSTDGDIYSAPWDEIFFTTGCYTKTRFKRKYYDIRGHVLAEDRKTVLRTFTFPVSAARREELYANWEFVRRYMEEGPEAVAHVLKLMPPVEGRREGILFGYWYLMLSAAYGAPLFLVPFLMVLYLTVWPFRLFAMYSCKIPRWSAEVEVQCVIAPDDPWDISAVHNPRPLWRWMVGLDMAHSMVDKKQAMIAAAKAADSTQKIEKKIKKGINK